A DNA window from Gillisia sp. Hel1_33_143 contains the following coding sequences:
- a CDS encoding RagB/SusD family nutrient uptake outer membrane protein — translation MKLNILRKLGLLLLLGTSLISCEDFVEFETPNNKLIRGEVFNNDATANSAMIGIYNQLRLAAFSNGSRSSVTLLAGLSADNIRNINTTNFLRLQFEQNELLPDNPSNLDIWSSAYNMIYMTNSVLEGLAESEKITADLKTQLEGEAKFIRAFTYFYLVNLYGEVPLVLTTDYRENELVSRNSETDIYEQILDDLIDASNLLSIEYVSGDRSRVNKYAANALLARVYLYLEQWENAEEQSSIVIQATPTYEILENLDEVFLANSNEAIWQISPIGSGGLVSHTNEGNLFIIDPFLSFLASIQLQDDFVAVFDEMDKRLTNWIGYHTGKQAFFAYKYKIRNSTEFPAKEYSMVLRLAEQYLIRAEARANQGKIADAIGDLDEIRARAGIKRLADINPTIVKEELLDKILEERRMELFTEWGHRWLDLKRTGKATEILGVNNPFWENTDVLYPIPSEERMKNPNLSQNNGY, via the coding sequence ATGAAACTGAATATATTAAGAAAGTTAGGACTGCTATTACTCCTTGGCACAAGTCTAATCTCTTGCGAGGACTTCGTGGAGTTTGAAACTCCAAATAACAAACTTATACGGGGTGAAGTTTTTAATAACGATGCTACTGCTAATAGTGCGATGATTGGAATTTACAACCAGTTGCGTTTAGCAGCTTTTTCAAATGGATCTAGGAGTAGTGTTACTCTACTGGCAGGTTTATCTGCCGATAATATTAGAAATATTAATACTACTAATTTCCTCAGATTGCAATTTGAGCAAAATGAACTATTGCCAGACAATCCAAGTAACTTGGATATATGGTCTAGTGCTTATAATATGATTTATATGACTAATTCTGTATTGGAAGGTTTGGCTGAATCAGAGAAAATTACTGCTGATCTAAAAACTCAATTGGAAGGAGAAGCCAAATTTATTAGAGCCTTTACTTACTTCTATTTAGTGAATTTGTACGGGGAGGTTCCTTTAGTCTTGACAACCGATTATCGTGAGAACGAACTGGTTTCCCGAAACAGTGAGACTGATATCTATGAGCAAATTTTGGATGATCTTATAGATGCCTCTAATTTGTTAAGTATAGAATATGTAAGCGGAGATCGTTCTAGGGTCAATAAGTATGCTGCAAACGCTTTACTGGCAAGAGTTTATTTATATCTAGAACAGTGGGAGAATGCTGAAGAGCAAAGTAGCATAGTGATACAAGCAACCCCAACCTATGAAATCTTGGAGAACTTGGATGAAGTCTTTTTAGCCAATAGCAATGAGGCGATATGGCAAATTTCTCCAATAGGATCGGGTGGACTCGTGAGTCATACCAACGAAGGAAATCTTTTTATTATAGATCCATTTTTGTCCTTTTTGGCAAGTATACAATTACAAGATGATTTTGTAGCTGTATTTGATGAAATGGACAAAAGATTAACCAATTGGATAGGATATCACACTGGGAAGCAAGCTTTTTTCGCCTACAAATATAAAATTAGAAATAGTACAGAGTTTCCTGCTAAGGAGTATTCCATGGTGCTTCGGTTGGCAGAGCAATATTTAATTAGGGCAGAAGCAAGAGCAAATCAAGGAAAGATAGCAGATGCGATCGGAGATCTTGATGAAATAAGAGCCAGGGCTGGAATAAAGCGTTTAGCTGACATAAACCCTACAATTGTGAAAGAAGAATTATTAGATAAAATTCTTGAAGAGCGCAGAATGGAATTATTTACAGAATGGGGACATCGATGGTTGGATTTAAAAAGAACAGGTAAAGCAACTGAAATTTTAGGAGTGAACAATCCATTTTGGGAAAATACAGATGTGTTATACCCAATTCCAAGTGAAGAACGGATGAAGAATCCAAATCTTAGTCAAAATAATGGTTATTAA